A single window of Gammaproteobacteria bacterium DNA harbors:
- a CDS encoding NAD(P)H-binding protein, whose product MPHTVLIAGATGRLGEPVARRLLADGYAVRILARNTTQARQQLGEGFAYVAGDVTQAESLPAALVGVDSVYISLRGTNTIASYEQNELLGTQNLAKAAAQAGVQRIVYLSGAGDLAAHADFPVARIKLGAERALIESGVPYTILRATHFMEFLPMFVRGKRATVIGHQPHAYHYLAVDDYAEMVSQAIKNSAAANTTLTVYGPKAYTMQAALEVYKQICAPNIKVDSLPLPLFKFIAWLTRNPDMRWAAILFSGFQRIAELGAAQSKEANELLGEAGTTLEQWCENYKMHLKP is encoded by the coding sequence ATGCCGCATACCGTATTAATTGCAGGAGCAACAGGTCGTTTAGGTGAACCCGTCGCGCGCCGTTTATTGGCCGATGGTTATGCTGTGCGTATTTTAGCGCGTAATACTACACAGGCACGGCAACAATTAGGCGAAGGTTTCGCGTATGTGGCAGGAGACGTAACACAAGCAGAAAGTTTGCCTGCGGCGTTGGTCGGTGTGGATTCAGTTTATATTAGTTTGCGCGGCACCAATACGATTGCCAGTTATGAGCAGAATGAATTATTAGGCACACAAAATTTAGCAAAAGCAGCAGCGCAAGCGGGTGTGCAAAGAATAGTGTATTTATCCGGCGCAGGTGATTTGGCCGCGCATGCCGATTTTCCTGTGGCACGTATTAAGTTGGGCGCAGAGCGTGCGTTAATAGAATCAGGTGTACCTTATACTATTTTACGTGCCACCCATTTCATGGAATTTTTGCCGATGTTTGTGCGTGGCAAACGCGCAACAGTGATAGGCCATCAACCACATGCTTATCATTATTTAGCCGTCGATGATTATGCTGAAATGGTCAGCCAAGCGATAAAAAATAGTGCGGCCGCCAATACAACATTAACCGTGTATGGTCCTAAAGCGTACACTATGCAGGCGGCGTTAGAAGTGTACAAACAAATTTGTGCGCCCAATATAAAAGTAGATAGCTTACCGCTGCCACTATTTAAATTTATTGCGTGGTTAACGCGCAATCCCGATATGCGCTGGGCTGCGATCTTGTTCAGTGGTTTTCAACGGATTGCTGAATTAGGTGCGGCGCAGAGTAAAGAAGCAAATGAATTATTGGGTGAGGCCGGCACGACATTAGAGCAATGGTGCGAAAATTATAAAATGCATTTAAAGCCATAA
- a CDS encoding LysR family transcriptional regulator gives MDLLDSRRLRNFLAVYDVGSIGQAAQKLFLTQPALSKSIRQLEEDLQVQLFERTPTGVIPTVFGDALAQHAKIIRAEMRNAEHEIAILRGAAKGQVRIGVGPSVATNILPHALLELHKTHPNIMITAREGLVDELIPAVRRGELDLAIGSWPQVSDPDLAADIILSDKVSVVAGKNHPLAKQTSVELTQLLNYPWALPPETQRWRRLLEETFIAQGITPPRADVTSNSSTLIWSLLMGNDFLSFLPEQVLPDDKDSGLVTLPVKALSLDIHVTATYRSRAMLSPATQALIKAVKNAVEKR, from the coding sequence ATGGATTTATTAGATTCTCGACGTTTACGCAATTTTCTAGCGGTCTATGATGTGGGCAGCATTGGGCAGGCCGCACAAAAACTTTTTCTGACCCAGCCCGCGCTGAGCAAAAGCATACGCCAACTGGAAGAAGACTTGCAGGTGCAACTATTTGAACGCACGCCCACCGGCGTTATTCCCACTGTATTTGGCGATGCTCTTGCGCAACACGCTAAAATTATTCGTGCAGAAATGCGCAATGCCGAACATGAAATCGCTATTTTACGCGGCGCTGCTAAAGGCCAAGTCAGAATTGGTGTAGGCCCTAGCGTTGCTACTAATATATTGCCGCATGCTTTACTCGAGTTACATAAAACACATCCCAACATCATGATCACTGCTCGCGAAGGTTTAGTGGATGAACTTATTCCTGCGGTACGGCGCGGTGAATTGGATTTGGCGATTGGTTCATGGCCACAGGTTTCTGATCCTGATTTGGCAGCTGATATTATTTTGAGCGACAAAGTATCGGTGGTCGCAGGAAAAAATCATCCGCTAGCGAAACAAACGAGTGTTGAGCTGACGCAATTGCTAAATTATCCGTGGGCGTTACCGCCGGAAACACAACGCTGGCGACGTTTATTAGAAGAAACTTTTATCGCGCAAGGTATTACGCCGCCGCGTGCTGATGTTACTTCTAACTCATCAACCTTAATCTGGTCTTTATTAATGGGCAATGACTTCTTAAGTTTTTTACCCGAACAAGTCTTACCGGATGACAAAGACAGTGGCTTAGTAACATTGCCGGTTAAAGCATTAAGTTTAGATATTCATGTGACGGCGACTTATCGTAGTCGCGCGATGTTATCGCCAGCAACGCAAGCACTGATTAAAGCAGTAAAAAATGCAGTAGAAAAACGCTAA
- a CDS encoding DUF4197 domain-containing protein, with the protein MSYTQHIIFSLLIFTIAGCALNSADTQRILQTASVVMGESQSGLSREEVVAGLKQALSKGADLAIQQLGQPGGFNNDKQYRIPLPAPLPEWRERLAVLGLSNELNKLELTMNRAAEQAVADAVPIFVDSITQMTINDALGILRGSPTAATDYFQRTAGAKLQTRFRSVVLNATADTGAAEHYDNVVTVFNRVRQLQGAPALPSLDEYVANKAGQALFSKIALEEKRIRAEPAARTTALLKRVFAPQ; encoded by the coding sequence ATGTCTTATACGCAACACATTATTTTTTCTTTATTGATTTTCACGATAGCAGGTTGTGCATTAAACAGCGCGGATACGCAGCGTATATTGCAAACGGCGAGTGTGGTGATGGGTGAATCGCAAAGCGGGTTGAGTCGTGAAGAAGTTGTTGCGGGTTTGAAACAAGCCTTATCAAAAGGTGCCGATTTAGCGATTCAACAATTAGGTCAACCAGGTGGATTTAATAATGACAAACAATATCGTATTCCTTTGCCCGCACCGTTGCCGGAGTGGCGTGAACGTTTGGCGGTGTTAGGTTTAAGTAATGAATTAAACAAATTAGAGTTAACGATGAATCGTGCGGCAGAGCAGGCAGTTGCGGATGCTGTGCCTATTTTTGTTGATAGCATTACGCAGATGACGATTAATGATGCGCTGGGTATTTTGCGTGGTTCGCCGACGGCGGCAACAGATTATTTTCAGCGTACTGCAGGTGCAAAATTACAAACGCGATTTCGTTCGGTAGTATTAAACGCGACCGCGGATACCGGCGCGGCTGAGCATTACGATAATGTGGTCACGGTGTTCAATCGTGTGCGGCAGTTGCAAGGTGCGCCCGCATTGCCGAGTTTAGATGAGTATGTGGCCAACAAAGCGGGTCAGGCTTTATTCAGTAAAATTGCCCTCGAAGAAAAGCGCATTCGCGCCGAACCTGCAGCTCGCACTACGGCTTTATTGAAACGGGTTTTTGCACCTCAATAA
- a CDS encoding fumarylacetoacetate hydrolase family protein, translating into MKLARFTYQNNIGIGVVEGQQLRNLSAVWSQAQGDVSSILSVLDQVPAHSETAPLIPLSAVELLAPLANPQHFFAVGLNYADHAKEVGVELPQRPRLFNKFNSAINAPRGYIAKPNFSDTLDYEGELCLVIGKPCFQVSATQANQYIAGYVVLNDVSLREYVNPDLLPLGKNCPTFAPFGPWLTTADEIENPHNLIIKTWVNDELRQHSNTRELIFNCYQLIEWISRAIPLMPGDMITTGSPHGSGIGFEPKRYLQVGDVVRVEISGLGMIEHTVCG; encoded by the coding sequence ATGAAATTAGCGCGTTTTACTTATCAAAATAACATTGGCATCGGCGTGGTCGAAGGCCAGCAGTTGCGTAATTTGTCAGCGGTGTGGTCGCAAGCGCAAGGTGATGTCAGCAGTATTTTAAGTGTCTTAGACCAAGTTCCTGCGCACAGTGAAACGGCACCATTAATACCTTTATCGGCAGTAGAATTATTAGCCCCGCTTGCAAATCCGCAGCATTTTTTTGCAGTAGGATTAAATTATGCTGATCACGCCAAAGAAGTCGGCGTGGAACTACCGCAACGGCCTCGTTTGTTTAACAAATTTAATTCTGCAATCAATGCGCCTAGAGGTTATATCGCAAAACCAAATTTTTCCGATACCTTAGATTACGAAGGCGAATTGTGTTTAGTTATCGGCAAACCTTGTTTTCAAGTCAGCGCGACACAAGCAAATCAATATATTGCAGGTTATGTAGTATTGAATGATGTTTCTTTACGCGAATATGTAAATCCTGATTTATTGCCGTTAGGAAAAAACTGTCCCACCTTTGCGCCATTCGGTCCTTGGTTAACTACTGCCGATGAAATTGAAAATCCCCATAATTTAATTATTAAAACGTGGGTTAATGATGAGTTACGCCAACACTCCAATACGCGCGAATTAATTTTTAATTGCTACCAACTGATTGAATGGATTTCACGCGCCATTCCACTGATGCCCGGCGATATGATTACCACCGGCTCACCGCATGGGTCAGGCATTGGTTTTGAACCGAAACGTTATTTACAAGTCGGCGATGTAGTCCGTGTAGAAATTAGCGGCTTAGGTATGATTGAACATACCGTGTGTGGTTGA
- a CDS encoding gluconate 2-dehydrogenase subunit 3 family protein — MSIDRREFLKTGIKAGAIGALTFTVGGLPMLLTPAEAQAKKLPFKILSNSEADTLAAFGEALLPGAAKAGIAHFVDQQLAVAPADCLLMIRYMDVPPPYVGFYKACLNALDLAARQQLKKPLSKFTAAEAEAFVGKIAQQNPEGWQAPPSAFAYFVMRADAVDVVYGTPEGFEKLGVPYMPHIMPPTAW; from the coding sequence ATGTCTATTGATCGACGCGAATTTCTCAAAACCGGCATAAAAGCGGGTGCTATTGGCGCTCTTACTTTTACCGTGGGCGGCTTACCGATGCTACTTACGCCCGCTGAAGCGCAGGCCAAAAAATTACCGTTCAAAATTCTCAGTAACAGCGAAGCCGATACCTTAGCGGCTTTTGGTGAGGCACTGCTGCCCGGCGCGGCAAAAGCGGGAATTGCGCATTTTGTCGACCAACAGTTGGCCGTCGCACCCGCAGATTGTTTATTAATGATTCGTTATATGGACGTACCGCCGCCTTATGTTGGTTTTTATAAAGCCTGTTTAAATGCATTGGATCTTGCAGCGCGCCAACAATTAAAAAAACCACTGAGCAAATTCACGGCTGCAGAAGCGGAAGCTTTTGTCGGAAAAATTGCGCAACAAAATCCGGAAGGCTGGCAAGCACCACCATCGGCATTTGCTTATTTTGTGATGCGTGCAGATGCGGTGGACGTGGTGTACGGCACCCCTGAAGGTTTTGAAAAATTAGGCGTGCCTTATATGCCGCATATCATGCCGCCAACGGCTTGGTAA
- a CDS encoding alpha/beta fold hydrolase: protein MQNIQTIKIAGQPQIAVDVAGAGPLLIMMHGIGGNKTNWRAQVSAFSEFLTAVAWDARGYGESDDYAGPLNFADFSQDLLRIMDHFGARKAHIMGLSMGGRISLDFYARYPERVATLTLCDTSAGSKKVASAEEVDKFLALRKQPLLDGKTPADIAPDVAKSLAGVSVTPDKFQLLVDSLAELHAESYMKTLDCVTRYTSFPEFNTITVPTLCVVGEEDRIALPEYVKHMADNIPGAIFRELPKAGHVSNVERPELFNAAVLPFLQQHRTLAI, encoded by the coding sequence ATGCAAAATATTCAAACAATTAAAATTGCCGGCCAGCCACAGATCGCGGTGGATGTTGCAGGTGCTGGCCCTTTATTAATTATGATGCACGGCATTGGTGGTAATAAAACTAATTGGCGCGCGCAAGTGAGTGCATTTAGTGAATTTTTAACGGCGGTTGCTTGGGATGCGCGTGGTTATGGTGAATCAGATGATTACGCTGGCCCATTAAATTTTGCAGATTTTAGCCAAGACTTATTACGCATCATGGATCATTTTGGCGCTCGTAAAGCACACATTATGGGATTGTCGATGGGCGGGCGCATTAGTTTAGATTTCTATGCGCGTTATCCAGAAAGAGTCGCAACATTAACGTTGTGTGATACCAGCGCAGGCTCTAAAAAAGTTGCAAGCGCAGAAGAAGTTGATAAATTTTTAGCTTTACGCAAACAACCTTTATTAGACGGTAAAACGCCGGCCGATATTGCACCCGATGTAGCAAAAAGTTTAGCTGGCGTTTCAGTGACACCGGATAAGTTTCAATTGTTAGTTGATAGTTTGGCCGAGTTACACGCCGAGTCGTATATGAAAACCTTAGACTGTGTAACACGTTATACGTCATTCCCCGAGTTTAATACGATCACAGTACCCACTTTATGCGTGGTGGGTGAAGAAGATCGGATTGCTTTGCCGGAATACGTTAAACATATGGCCGATAATATTCCCGGCGCTATTTTCCGCGAATTACCAAAAGCGGGACACGTCTCAAATGTAGAACGGCCTGAACTTTTTAACGCGGCGGTTTTACCTTTCTTGCAACAACATCGCACATTAGCTATTTAA
- a CDS encoding aminoacetone oxidase family FAD-binding enzyme: MSDTCDIAIIGAGAAGLMAAIWAAQTSPNAKILVLEGAKKTGAKILVAGGGRCNVTHCEVNAEDYAGGSRNIIKKVLRRFDVAATVAFFKQHGVNLKKEETGKLFPVSDNAHDVLAALLQALQKSNVKLINQYRVQTLIRNDKEFIITGTGNSVHAKKVILATGGKSLPKSGSDGAGYTFAQSLGHSLTPAILPALVPLLLPNTHFLTTLSGLTLPANLSLVNTAGKSVISFTDSLLCAHFGLSGPVVLDVSRYWLAAQHAQDNLNLHINWLPQMTIENFSAALREGGRKTVRNFLKIYLPARLADALCEESGIALEEPCDQLRRDARQRLTNNLFTMTVPITGSRSFTHAEVTAGGIPLTEIDVARMQSRVCPGLFLCGEVCDVDGRIGGFNFQWAWASAYIAGISAAALEAPQN; this comes from the coding sequence ATGTCTGATACCTGCGATATTGCAATTATTGGTGCGGGTGCTGCTGGCTTGATGGCGGCGATTTGGGCGGCGCAAACTTCGCCTAATGCAAAAATTTTGGTGCTGGAAGGCGCCAAAAAAACCGGCGCTAAAATCTTAGTTGCGGGCGGTGGTCGTTGTAATGTGACACATTGCGAAGTGAATGCTGAAGATTATGCGGGCGGCTCACGCAATATTATAAAAAAAGTGTTACGTCGTTTCGATGTCGCCGCCACCGTCGCATTTTTTAAACAACATGGCGTGAATTTAAAAAAAGAAGAAACGGGAAAATTATTTCCGGTCAGTGATAACGCGCATGATGTGTTAGCGGCTTTATTGCAAGCGCTACAAAAATCGAATGTTAAATTAATTAATCAATACCGTGTGCAAACCCTTATTCGTAATGATAAAGAATTTATTATTACCGGCACCGGTAATTCCGTGCATGCAAAAAAAGTTATTTTAGCGACGGGTGGAAAAAGTTTGCCGAAGTCAGGCTCTGATGGCGCGGGTTACACCTTCGCGCAAAGTTTAGGTCACAGCCTTACGCCAGCCATCTTGCCCGCTTTAGTTCCTTTGTTATTACCTAACACCCATTTTCTGACTACATTGTCTGGACTGACATTGCCGGCAAATTTATCTTTAGTAAATACGGCGGGGAAAAGCGTCATTAGTTTTACCGATTCATTATTGTGCGCGCACTTTGGCTTGTCGGGACCCGTAGTATTGGATGTCAGTCGTTACTGGTTAGCCGCGCAACACGCGCAAGACAATTTAAATTTGCATATCAATTGGCTGCCGCAGATGACGATAGAAAATTTTTCGGCTGCATTACGCGAAGGTGGCCGCAAAACAGTGCGTAATTTTTTAAAAATATATTTACCCGCGCGCTTAGCCGATGCGCTTTGCGAAGAAAGCGGCATTGCTCTTGAAGAGCCCTGCGATCAATTACGCCGCGATGCTCGCCAAAGGTTAACGAATAATCTTTTTACAATGACCGTACCCATTACCGGCAGTCGTAGTTTTACTCATGCGGAAGTTACCGCCGGTGGTATTCCTTTAACTGAAATAGATGTTGCGCGAATGCAGTCGAGGGTATGCCCGGGTTTATTTTTGTGTGGAGAAGTTTGTGATGTAGACGGTCGTATCGGCGGTTTTAATTTTCAGTGGGCATGGGCGAGTGCTTATATTGCGGGCATTTCAGCTGCGGCATTAGAAGCGCCACAAAATTAA
- a CDS encoding acyl-CoA/acyl-ACP dehydrogenase, whose product MVDFTLSEEQLMLQKTARDFAQKEIKPIVEKLHHLGDDTDPWPLCKPMVQKGVELGFTKLFVPEEYGGIGATLFDTTLILEELGAADVSIAADYFSLTASMALLLMVGGNDEQKKRIFGQIDASDCFMFSGAQSEPNVAGSELFCPYPDAKFGMKTQAKREGDHYILNGQKSAFITNAGISDAYFILARTDSSKPQVEGVSIFYVPANAPGLQIAKRTKLIGWHTSYHAEVYLDNVKVPVTDRIGEEGGALMLFAQLPQMPVCLAACFIGLARASYEYALQYAKERNSWGQPIIEHQAVALKLADMYCDLQAARLMVWDAAKAVETNPFEAGTLKGPAAKTMAVDVAIKNAERAMQILGGYGVAKEYSTGRFLNDAWVGYACDFTRDVLRLGMVGFLK is encoded by the coding sequence ATGGTCGATTTTACCTTAAGTGAAGAGCAGCTCATGCTGCAAAAAACCGCTAGAGATTTTGCGCAGAAAGAAATTAAACCGATTGTGGAAAAGCTTCATCATTTAGGCGATGACACCGACCCATGGCCTTTATGCAAACCGATGGTACAAAAAGGTGTAGAACTGGGCTTTACTAAATTATTTGTGCCGGAAGAGTATGGCGGTATTGGCGCCACATTATTTGATACGACACTGATTCTTGAAGAATTAGGCGCTGCTGATGTCAGCATTGCCGCCGATTATTTTAGTTTAACGGCGAGCATGGCTTTGTTGCTCATGGTTGGCGGTAACGACGAACAAAAGAAACGTATTTTTGGTCAAATCGATGCATCCGATTGTTTCATGTTTAGTGGTGCACAAAGTGAACCGAACGTGGCGGGTTCAGAATTATTTTGTCCATATCCCGATGCTAAATTTGGCATGAAAACCCAAGCGAAGCGCGAAGGTGATCATTATATTTTAAATGGTCAAAAATCGGCATTTATTACCAATGCGGGTATTTCCGATGCGTATTTTATTTTAGCGCGCACTGATTCAAGCAAACCACAAGTTGAAGGCGTGTCTATTTTTTATGTGCCTGCGAATGCGCCCGGTTTACAAATTGCTAAGCGTACTAAATTAATTGGCTGGCACACGTCTTATCACGCTGAAGTTTATTTGGATAATGTCAAAGTACCTGTCACTGATCGGATTGGTGAAGAAGGTGGCGCATTGATGTTATTCGCGCAATTACCACAAATGCCGGTTTGTTTAGCGGCGTGTTTTATTGGTTTAGCACGTGCGTCGTATGAATATGCACTGCAATACGCAAAAGAACGTAATAGCTGGGGTCAGCCGATTATTGAACACCAAGCAGTTGCGTTGAAATTAGCGGATATGTATTGCGACTTACAAGCTGCACGTTTAATGGTGTGGGATGCGGCAAAAGCGGTGGAAACAAATCCATTTGAAGCCGGTACGTTAAAAGGCCCTGCGGCAAAAACGATGGCGGTAGATGTTGCGATTAAAAATGCAGAACGTGCCATGCAAATTTTAGGCGGTTACGGTGTAGCTAAAGAATATTCTACCGGCCGTTTCTTAAATGATGCATGGGTAGGTTATGCCTGTGACTTTACGCGCGATGTTTTGCGGTTAGGCATGGTGGGTTTTTTGAAGTAA
- a CDS encoding CHASE domain-containing protein, producing MNIKVVIIPWIIKIIVITAIYCILAALCLNINIPFSYATLPWLPVGLALGVLLIYGYSACAAAFLGQFLISLYTFSNASIPLWLLVLAASVIACGTALQVGVAGYWIQRRYVETPAYLQSERQLAWLMLVCAPVTCLISAAFGTFGLYLAEALHGKDWFYTAITWWFGDSLGIAIVTPLILMLFDKRVQRYHKAAVVLATSIVFVAVILLFQAVNSRNQTRESVLFQQWSQQVASVLERQLDLYLEHVSAVASFYNASDQVTADEFKVFTDSFVTKYRGIQVLNWVPFVRFEQRREYERRRQMEGVTDFVIWQFNEKGNREISHKQPYYAPLYFTNSALDTSATLGFDVLSDKRRSRALLRAATTREVIISEKVQRVLNPNESAVLVFKAIYKGSSTVSRIKPALPDSYFPAKDFQGFVVGAFYLKDTFAPVIELLKEHNLVLTITDAENAEFIFNSTEYVKNQPVVFSSGYLINHKKLSVANRAWILTTKQARVWSENTLEAWGILLVGLVFTVVWVYVLLVFIVQGLIRNSYSNSLAENNEKLQQLVSGLEQSNNQLERFAYISSHDMQEPLRTVGMYADILAEHLDGNLDADAKRYIGFIVKAARRSRDMIEDVLIYAKLKSVQDFSAIDMQKLMYDVIDSMRLIVQERLAIITFENLPVVAGNTTQVGRVLLNLINNAIKFCPHKNPVIKITASPLSLSHFENKKAMKYWQFAITDNGIGIRQQDFAKIFAIFARLHGRDEFAGTGIGLALCKKIIENHGGKMWVESEYGKGSTFFFTLPQHT from the coding sequence TTGAATATCAAAGTAGTTATTATTCCGTGGATAATTAAAATTATTGTTATTACCGCTATTTACTGCATCTTAGCGGCCTTGTGTTTAAATATTAATATTCCTTTTTCTTATGCTACGTTGCCGTGGTTACCCGTCGGTTTGGCGCTGGGCGTTTTATTAATTTATGGTTATTCCGCTTGCGCGGCGGCATTCTTAGGTCAGTTTTTAATCAGTCTTTATACTTTTTCCAATGCTTCAATTCCTTTGTGGTTGTTAGTGCTTGCTGCGAGTGTTATTGCATGCGGCACAGCTTTACAAGTAGGTGTAGCCGGTTATTGGATTCAGCGGCGTTATGTAGAAACGCCCGCATATTTACAAAGCGAGCGTCAACTCGCTTGGCTCATGTTGGTGTGTGCGCCGGTGACCTGTCTTATTTCGGCGGCATTTGGCACGTTCGGATTATATTTGGCGGAAGCCTTACACGGTAAAGATTGGTTTTATACAGCCATCACTTGGTGGTTTGGCGATAGTTTGGGAATCGCGATTGTTACCCCTTTAATATTGATGCTGTTTGATAAACGCGTGCAGCGTTATCATAAAGCGGCGGTGGTGTTAGCAACGTCAATAGTTTTTGTAGCGGTTATTTTATTGTTTCAAGCGGTGAACAGTCGTAATCAAACGCGCGAAAGCGTGTTGTTTCAACAATGGTCGCAACAAGTAGCCAGCGTACTTGAGCGGCAATTAGATTTATATTTAGAACATGTTTCAGCGGTGGCGAGTTTTTATAATGCTTCCGATCAGGTTACGGCGGATGAATTTAAAGTATTTACAGATTCTTTTGTTACTAAGTATCGCGGCATACAAGTATTAAATTGGGTACCTTTTGTTCGTTTTGAACAGCGTCGTGAGTATGAACGACGCAGACAAATGGAAGGCGTAACCGATTTTGTTATTTGGCAATTCAATGAAAAAGGTAATCGCGAGATTTCTCATAAGCAGCCTTATTATGCCCCTCTCTATTTTACTAATTCAGCCCTTGATACTTCGGCGACCTTAGGCTTTGATGTTTTAAGTGATAAGCGGAGAAGCCGAGCTTTATTACGAGCCGCTACTACGCGAGAAGTTATTATTTCGGAAAAAGTACAGCGAGTTTTAAATCCCAATGAATCAGCAGTTTTGGTGTTCAAAGCGATTTATAAAGGCAGCAGTACTGTTTCGCGTATCAAGCCCGCACTTCCTGATAGCTATTTTCCTGCCAAAGATTTTCAGGGGTTTGTTGTGGGAGCCTTTTATTTAAAAGATACTTTTGCGCCGGTCATTGAGTTGTTAAAAGAGCATAATTTGGTGTTAACAATTACCGATGCAGAAAATGCCGAGTTTATTTTTAATTCTACGGAATATGTTAAAAACCAACCGGTAGTTTTTTCTAGTGGTTATCTAATTAACCACAAAAAATTATCAGTTGCTAATCGAGCATGGATTTTAACAACTAAGCAAGCACGGGTGTGGAGTGAAAATACATTAGAAGCCTGGGGTATTTTGTTGGTTGGTCTGGTGTTTACGGTAGTGTGGGTGTATGTATTATTGGTTTTTATTGTGCAAGGGTTAATTCGTAATAGTTATTCAAATTCTTTAGCTGAAAATAATGAAAAGCTACAACAGCTAGTGTCTGGCTTGGAGCAGTCCAATAACCAGCTCGAGCGTTTTGCTTATATTTCTTCGCATGATATGCAAGAGCCATTGCGCACGGTGGGTATGTACGCCGATATTTTGGCTGAGCATTTGGACGGGAATTTAGACGCAGATGCAAAACGTTACATTGGTTTTATTGTTAAAGCGGCGCGACGTTCGCGTGACATGATAGAAGATGTATTGATCTACGCTAAGCTAAAATCTGTGCAGGATTTTTCTGCGATTGATATGCAAAAATTAATGTACGATGTAATTGATAGCATGCGCTTAATTGTGCAAGAACGATTGGCGATTATTACGTTTGAGAATTTGCCCGTAGTGGCGGGGAATACGACCCAAGTAGGACGTGTGCTGTTAAACTTGATTAATAACGCTATTAAGTTTTGTCCGCACAAAAATCCTGTGATTAAAATAACGGCCAGTCCATTATCACTTTCTCATTTTGAAAATAAAAAAGCCATGAAATACTGGCAGTTTGCGATTACTGATAATGGGATTGGGATTCGGCAGCAAGATTTCGCTAAGATATTTGCTATTTTCGCGCGATTACATGGGCGTGATGAATTCGCAGGTACCGGTATAGGCTTAGCGTTGTGTAAAAAAATTATCGAAAATCATGGCGGAAAAATGTGGGTTGAATCCGAATACGGCAAGGGCAGCACATTCTTTTTTACCTTGCCGCAACATACTTAA
- a CDS encoding peptidase M29 — MLKDRIEGKWIDSFVYMFECCNVKKGDVVAILSETQSREINVHLSELALLRIGARPFHIILPTLPQDAPVPVRSTGSSYVIGELEPVLKALTSVGFIADLTVEGVIHSPETPIILGSGARSVYISNEHPEVLERLPPNPALKPKIQAGKEMMQKAKLMKVTSKAGTDLTVTMTGARVGGNFGISDNPGQLSSWPGGINSCFPAVHSTNGVLVLDRGDINLTFKRYLENPIKLIIEDDFVVDIQGDHFDAEIMRSYFAAWGDKNAYGVSHVGWGMNPGARWDALIMYDKGEVNCTEQRAFAGNFLYSTGANPSAGRYTLGHYDLPVRNTTIDLDGKIIIKDGILQGELA, encoded by the coding sequence ATGTTGAAAGATCGTATTGAAGGCAAATGGATTGATAGTTTTGTTTACATGTTTGAATGTTGCAACGTCAAAAAAGGCGATGTGGTAGCGATTTTGTCGGAAACCCAATCGCGTGAAATTAACGTGCATTTATCTGAACTCGCTTTATTGCGCATTGGTGCGCGTCCTTTCCATATTATCTTGCCGACATTGCCGCAGGATGCACCCGTGCCGGTGCGTTCAACGGGTTCATCGTATGTGATTGGTGAATTGGAACCAGTATTAAAAGCGTTAACCAGTGTGGGTTTTATTGCTGATTTAACGGTGGAAGGCGTGATTCATTCGCCTGAAACACCGATTATTTTAGGTTCCGGTGCACGCAGTGTTTATATCAGTAATGAGCATCCTGAAGTTTTAGAACGTCTGCCGCCTAATCCTGCATTAAAACCAAAAATTCAAGCCGGCAAAGAAATGATGCAAAAAGCCAAATTGATGAAAGTCACATCAAAAGCGGGTACTGATTTAACCGTTACCATGACGGGTGCACGTGTGGGTGGCAATTTTGGTATTTCAGATAACCCGGGTCAGTTGTCTAGTTGGCCAGGTGGCATTAATAGTTGTTTTCCTGCGGTGCATTCTACTAATGGTGTGCTGGTATTAGATCGTGGTGATATCAATTTAACCTTTAAGCGTTATTTAGAAAATCCTATTAAATTAATTATCGAAGATGATTTTGTTGTCGATATTCAAGGCGATCATTTTGATGCAGAAATCATGCGCAGTTATTTTGCGGCATGGGGCGATAAAAATGCGTACGGTGTATCACACGTTGGTTGGGGCATGAATCCTGGCGCGCGTTGGGATGCGCTGATTATGTATGACAAAGGCGAAGTAAATTGCACTGAACAACGCGCATTTGCCGGTAACTTTTTATATTCCACGGGTGCGAATCCTTCAGCGGGTCGTTACACCTTGGGTCATTATGATTTGCCTGTGCGTAACACCACGATTGATCTCGATGGCAAGATCATTATTAAAGATGGCATATTGCAAGGCGAATTGGCTTAA